The DNA segment AAAATACAAAGAACATACTTCTTACGTGTATAATTCGGCACCATTAAATACCCCAAAACATACAGCGAATGCGTGGGCAAACTACAAATTCTTAAACAACAGTCTTGAAGGACTTTCGGTTGGAGTTGGAGTTTATTACCTAGGAGATCGACCTGTAAATGACTGGTCAAAAGGTCCAATAACTCATGAGGGAATTGTTCCGAATGTAAAACCATTTGACTTGGCTGCCTATACAACTGTGAATTTTCAAGTTGGCTATAAATTCAACGAAAATTGGAAAGTTTTGGGATATGTAAATAATGCCTTCAATGAATTTGGCTATAATGCCTACAGAACCTCTTACATAAATCCAATCGATCCTATCAATTTTTCAGGAATGTTGATTTATCATTTTTAAAAAAATAATTTATTTATTGTTAGTTATTGTAGAGAACGGTTTGATTTGAAATAGCTTCCAACCGTTTTATATTAAAATTTAGAAGATTCAGATGATGAAAGAAAAGAAATATACGTTTCGAAAATTTATTGGAGACATCCACCTTTGGTTGGGAATTGCGAGCGCCATACCACTGTTTATAATTTGCCTCAGCGGCACTCTCTATACCTTTAATAAAGAAATTGCCCAACTCTTAGAACCCGAAAAATACCAAATTGAAACTGGCAAAAATCCACTAGCATTGGAGCAAATTATTACGAATACCAAAAGTAAAACCAAAGGACAAGTAAGTCGAATTACGTATTCAGATGATCGAGAAAAGCCTTACGAATTGCAAGTTTTGATGGGAAAAGAAGACAAACGAGGCAAAACTTTCTACGTTAATCAGTATAACAATGCAATCTTAGGAAACAGCGATGGTCCATCTTCTAAATTTATGATGACGATGTTCAAAATGCACCGATGGATGTTGCTCGATCAAGAAATAGGTCGTCCCATCGTTGGAGTTGCGACTTTAATTTTTGTTATTCTCTCCTTTTCGGGATTGATAATTTGGTTGCCAAAAAAATTTAAAGGTCGGAAAAGTTTCAAAGGCGGACTTAATATCAAGTTCTCCGCAAACTGGAAACGCATCAATCATGATTTGCACAATGTTCTGGGTTTCTATTCATTAATTTTTCTATTAATAGTATCACTAACAGGATTAAATTGGTCTTTTGAATGGTATAAAAATGGTTTAAGCACGGTTTTAAATGCTGAGGTTTTTGCAGGAAGAAATGAGATAAAGCCAACTGTCCAAATTCCAAAGCAGAGCAAGATTCTTACAATGGATCAAGTAGCTTCTATTAGTTCTAAAGTATTTATTTATAAAGGAATCACTACTATTTCGGTACCAAAAAAAGCGGATGATGCATTTGAAGTAACGAAAAGGAATGCTCTAAATCTAAATAAGGTTAGTACCGATCGCACTTTTATAAATCCATATACTTCAGAGATTCTTAAAACCGAAATCTTTGCAGATAAGAGTTTTGGCGAAAAAATTGCGGCGCAGATAAAACCAATTCATACAGGTGAGATTTATGGATTATTTTCGAAAATTATTTACTTCATTGTTTGTCTAATTGCAACAAGTCTTCCCATAACCGGAATGATAATTTGGATTAATAAACTCAATAAGAAGCCTAAGAATAAAAAGCGTCTTGTAGAATAACAAAACTTTAGCGGTTGTGTACAAATGGTCATCTGAAATCTTTGTAACTTTACAAAAATTAAAAACACACGATATGTATCCAGAAGAAATGGTTAACCCAATGCGTGCTGAACTTTCAGATGCAGGTTTTGAAGATTTATATACAGCAGGTTCAGTAGAAAACGCAATTAACAAAGAGGGAACAACTTTACTAATTATCAATTCTGTTTGTGGATGTGCTGCACGTAATGCACGCCCAGGAGCAAAAATGAGTTTAGAAGGAGCAAAAAGACCAGACCAAACAGTTGCAGTTTTTGCAGGTGTAGATAAAGATGCAGTTGATAAAGCACGTGAGTTCATGCTGCCTTTTCCTCCATCATCACCATGTATGGCATTGTTTAAAGACGGTGAATTAGTTCACATGTTAGAGCGTCATCATATTGAAGGTCGCCCAGCAGAATTAATTGCTGAAAACCTACAAAACGCTTACAACGAATACTGCTAATCAAGCAAAATAGTATTTAAAGGCTTTCCGGAAATTCTGGAAAGCCTTTTTTTATGCTCCTATTTTATTTACCTTTGCACAGCATTTTGGAAAATAAAAATGCATAATTTCTTAACTTAAACCGTTTATAGCATGCAACTGTATAACACCTTAAGCGCAGAAGAAAGAGCCGTCCTTATTGATGACGCCGGAAAGCAAAGACTTACTTTGTCCTTCTATGCTTATGCGCAAATTTCAGATCCCACAACTTTTCGAAACGAACTATTTCTAGCTTGGAATCCTCTTGAGGTTCTTGGTCGAATCTACGTCGCAAAAGAAGGAATTAACGCACAATTATCATTGCCCGCGGACAATTTCTACCTTTTTAAGGATACCATAGAAAAGTACGATTTTATGAAAGGTATCAGGCTGAATGTTGCCGTGGAACAGGACGATTTTTCATTTTTAAAACTTACCATCAAGGTTCGTGATAAGATTGTCGCCGATGGCCTTGTTGATGAAACTTTTGATGTAACTAATATTGGGACGCACCTTAAAGCTCAGCAGTTTAACGCCATGCTTGACGATCCAAATACAGTTGTGGTAGATATGCGAAATCACTACGAAAGTGAGATTGGACATTTTACCAAAGCAATCAAACCAGACGTTGACACTTTTAGAGAGTCATTGCCAATTATCGAGGAACAACTTTCTGCTCATAAAGAAGACAAAAATTTATTGATGTATTGCACCGGCGGAATTCGTTGCGAGAAAGCAAGTGCGTATTTTAAGCATAAAGGTTTTGCCAACGTCTATCAGCTTGAAGGTGGAATTATCGAATATACACGTCAGGTAAAAGCCGAAGGTCTGGAAAGTAAATTCATCGGAAAAAACTTCGTGTTCGATCACCGGTTGGGCGAGCGAATTACAGATGATGT comes from the Flavobacterium ardleyense genome and includes:
- the trhO gene encoding oxygen-dependent tRNA uridine(34) hydroxylase TrhO; its protein translation is MQLYNTLSAEERAVLIDDAGKQRLTLSFYAYAQISDPTTFRNELFLAWNPLEVLGRIYVAKEGINAQLSLPADNFYLFKDTIEKYDFMKGIRLNVAVEQDDFSFLKLTIKVRDKIVADGLVDETFDVTNIGTHLKAQQFNAMLDDPNTVVVDMRNHYESEIGHFTKAIKPDVDTFRESLPIIEEQLSAHKEDKNLLMYCTGGIRCEKASAYFKHKGFANVYQLEGGIIEYTRQVKAEGLESKFIGKNFVFDHRLGERITDDVVAKCHQCGTPCDVHTNCENEGCHLLFIQCDACAVAMEGCCSVECQEVIHLPEDEQKKLRSGIKNGNMIFKKGKSDKLLFKANLAAASANSTIVERPKRIKKETKIARSFVGDVMHYFVKAGIGQFEILENDLAIGDKIQIIGSTTGEQTVIVEELFVDKISTDRAKVGDIVTMKLPFRIRLSDKLYKL
- a CDS encoding PepSY-associated TM helix domain-containing protein; amino-acid sequence: MMKEKKYTFRKFIGDIHLWLGIASAIPLFIICLSGTLYTFNKEIAQLLEPEKYQIETGKNPLALEQIITNTKSKTKGQVSRITYSDDREKPYELQVLMGKEDKRGKTFYVNQYNNAILGNSDGPSSKFMMTMFKMHRWMLLDQEIGRPIVGVATLIFVILSFSGLIIWLPKKFKGRKSFKGGLNIKFSANWKRINHDLHNVLGFYSLIFLLIVSLTGLNWSFEWYKNGLSTVLNAEVFAGRNEIKPTVQIPKQSKILTMDQVASISSKVFIYKGITTISVPKKADDAFEVTKRNALNLNKVSTDRTFINPYTSEILKTEIFADKSFGEKIAAQIKPIHTGEIYGLFSKIIYFIVCLIATSLPITGMIIWINKLNKKPKNKKRLVE
- a CDS encoding BrxA/BrxB family bacilliredoxin, with translation MYPEEMVNPMRAELSDAGFEDLYTAGSVENAINKEGTTLLIINSVCGCAARNARPGAKMSLEGAKRPDQTVAVFAGVDKDAVDKAREFMLPFPPSSPCMALFKDGELVHMLERHHIEGRPAELIAENLQNAYNEYC